From a single Porites lutea chromosome 10, jaPorLute2.1, whole genome shotgun sequence genomic region:
- the LOC140949543 gene encoding uncharacterized protein KIAA1958-like, with protein sequence MACRFIEADDELIELLKCESENKNTKRSTGYWKGIFEKWAKTRGKEEQLESYDIPELNEALSQFYAELRKENGQDYEPDSLKVMQAALDRHLRSKNYPKSIVRDTEFLSSRKVLEGKARKLREQGMGKRPNKAKSLTKEEEEILWQNGQLGNQTPRSLINTMWWLLKPAPCGTRKHRWARIQSIT encoded by the coding sequence ATGGCTTGTCGTTTTATTGAAGCGGACGACGAATTAATTGAACTTTTGAAAtgcgaaagtgaaaacaaaaacacaaaacgaagCACAGGCTATTGGaaaggaatttttgaaaagtgggcGAAAACTAGGGGAAAGGAGGAACAGCTAGAAAGCTACGACATCCCAGAATTGAACGAAGCCCTTTCGCAATTCTACGCTGAgctgagaaaagaaaacggcCAAGACTACGAGCCAGACTCGCTAAAGGTGATGCAGGCGGCTTTAGATCGACatttaagaagcaaaaattatccaaagtctatcgtgagggatacagaGTTCCTGTCTTCGAGGAAAGTGTTGGAAGGGAAGGCGAGAAAGCTGCGCGAACAAGGGATGGGAAAACGacccaacaaagcaaaaagcctgacgaaggaagaagaggagataCTATGGCAAAACGGCCAGTTAGGCAACCAAACCCCTCGCTCTTTGATAAACACAATGTGGTGGCTGCTCAAACCAGCGCCGTGTGGTACAAGAAAACACCGATGGGCAAGAATACAATCAATAacataa